Part of the Propioniciclava sp. MC1595 genome is shown below.
CCCAGTGAGTTCTCGCAGTCTGGCAGAGAGGGAGAACATGGCAGCAATGAAGCCCCGCACGGGTGAGGGCCCCATCGAGGTCGCGAAGGAGTCCCGCGTCATCGCGATGCGGATCCCGGCCGATGGCGGTGGCCGCCTCGTGATCGAGATGAACGCGACTGAGGCAGCCGAGCTGCTCGAGGCCCTCAAGAGCGTCGTCGGCTGAGCGGCGGTCCCACGCACGAACGAGCGCGTCCCCCGGGTGAACCACCCGGGGGACGCGCTCGTTCGTGCTCGGCTCAGGCCTTCGCCGCGCGGTGCGCGATCGCGGCCTTGTAGACCTCGACGGTCTCCTGGGCGATCTTCTCCCAGCTGAACTCGTCGATGCAGCGCTGGCGGCCGGCCAGCCCCATGGCGCGGGCGCGCTCGCGGTCGCGGGTCAACTCGTTGACCTTGGCCGCGAAGGTGGCCTCGAACGTGGCGATGTAGTCGGCGTCACCGGCCTGCTTCGGGTCGTAGGGGACCAGCAGGCCCGTCTCTCCGTCGACGACGACCTCGGGGATGCCGCCCACGGCCGAGGCCACGACCGGGATCTCGCAGGCCATGGCCTCGAGGTTCACGATGCCCAGCGGCTCGTAGATGGACGGGCACGCGAAGACCGTCGAGTGGGTGAGCACCTGACGGACGGCCGCGCGCGGGAGCATCTCCTGCACCCACTTCACCCCGCTGCCGCGCAGCTCGTCGAGCTCGGCGAAGGCGCCGTTGAACTCGGCGGCGATCTCGGGGGTGTCGGGCGCGCCCGCCAGCAGCAGCACCTGCGTGTCGGAGTCGAACGCCCGGGCCGCGCGGACCAGGTGGATGAGGCCCTTCTGGCGGGTGATGCGGCCGACGAAGGTCACGATCGGCTTGGACAGGTCCACGCCGAGGCCCTCGATCACGTCGGTGGCGGGGTCGGGCTTGAACTCCTCGGGGTCGATGCCGTTCTTCACGACGTGGATGCGCTCACGCTCGACGAAGGGGTAGGCGTCCTGGATGTTCTTGATCATGGCCGCCGACACGGCGATGACGGCGTCCGCGTTCTCGTAGGCGGTCTTCTCGATCCAGCTGGAGACGCGGTAGCCGCCGCCGAGCTGCTCCACCTTCCAGGGGCGGTCGGGCTCGAGGCTGTGCGCGGTCACGACCAGCGGGATGTCCTGGAACTCGGACGCGATGATGCCAGCGAACTGGGCGTACCAGGTGTGGGCGTGCACGACGTCGACCTCGGGGATCGCGGCGGCCATCGCCACGTCGGCGCCGAGCGTGCGGATGGCGCCGTTCGCCCCGGCGGGGTAGTCCTCGGCGTGAGCGGTCGCGCCTTCGCGGGGCTCGCCCATGCACTGGACGTCGACCAGGTCGGTGAACTTCTCCAACTGGGGGACGAGCTGCCCGACGTGGACGCCGGCGCCGCCATAGATGAACGGGGGGTACTCACGTGTGAGGATCGAAACGCGCATGGCCCGATCGTGTCACACCGTGCACCCCGGCGAGGGGAAACGGGCGAGACGGCACGCGGGGGCGAGCGCCGGGTGACGATGGGGTGATCATTCTCCGATTTCAGCGCCGTTCGCCCTCGGGGTGGCCTAGGTTGGGTTCATGCGCAATCGACCGAATGTCCTGTCGATTGTCCTGGCCGGTGGCGAGGGCAAGAGGCTGATGCCCCTCACCGCCGACCGGGCCAAGCCGGCGGTTCCCTTTGGCGGCACGTACCGCCTCATCGACTTCGTCCTGTCCAACCTGGCGAATTCCGGCCTGACGAAGATGGCCGTCCTCACCCAGTACAAGTCCCACTCCCTCGACCGGCACATCGCCCAGACGTGGCGCATGTCGACGTTGCTGGGCAGCTTCGTGGCCTCGGTGCCCGCGCAGCAGCGCACGGGCAAGCAGTGGTACATGGGCAGTGCCGATGCCATCTACCAGTCCCTGAACCTCATCACGGACGAGGATCCGGACTACATCGTGGTCTTCGGAGCCGACAACATCTACCGCATGGACGTCAGCGCCATGCTGGAGGCGCACATCGACTCCGGTCTGGAGTGCACCGTGGCCGGCATCCGCGTGCCGCGCTCCGAGGCGTCCGCCTTCGGCATCATCGACGCCGCGGACGACGCCAAGATCCTCCAGTTCCTCGAGAAGCCGGCCGACCCGCCGGGGCTGCCGGACAGCCCGGACGAGTCGTTCGCGTCCATGGGCAACTACATCTTCACCCGCAAGGCGTTCGTGGAGATGCTCAAGGCGGACGCCGAGGACCCGGACTCCAAGCACGACATGGGCGGCAACGTCGTCCCGTTCTTCGTGAACAAGGGCCAGGCCCAGGTGTACGACTTCACCAAGAACGACGTCCCCGGCTCGACCGACAAGGACCGCAACTACTGGCGGGACGTCGGCACCATCGACGCCTACCACGCGGCCCACATGGACCTCGTCAGCGTCGACCCCGAGTTCAACCTCTACAACCGGCACTGGCCGATCTTCACGCAGCAGTACCAGGCCCCGGGCGCGAAGTTCACCCTCCGCGGTACCGCCGAGGACTCGATCGTCTCGGCCGGCTGCATCATCTCCGGCGGCGACGTCGACCGCTCCGTCCTCAGCCCGAACGTCGTCGTCGACAAGTGGGCGAAGGTGGAGGAGTCGGTGGTCTTCTCCGGTGCCCGCGTCGGTCGCAACGCCGTCGTCCGCCGCGCGATCCTCGACAAGGGCGTGCACGTGGAGGACGGCGCCGAGATCGGCGTCAACCGGGACGCCGACCTGGCGCGTGGCTTCCATGTGTCCGACTCCGGCATCACGGTCGTCAGCAAGGGCGGCAGCGTCCTCGCCTGACCAGCACGGCGGACGGCCCCGCGGGATCACTCCCGCGGGGCCGTCCGGCGTCGTGGGCCAGGTGCCGCTCAGGCGCGGCGGGCCACCAGCAGGCCGTCGCCGACCGGCAGCAGGACGGGGGCGAGCTCGTCGGAGTCGGACACCGCGGTCAGGGCCTCCCGGATGATGACGACCTCGTCGTCCTCGTTGCGCTCGTCGGCGACGCGGCCGTCGGCCAGCGCGTGGTTGAGCACCAGCAGGCCGCCGGGGCGCAGGAGGCGCAGGCCCTGCTCGACGTACTCGACGTACTCCAGCGGGTCGCCGTCGACGAG
Proteins encoded:
- a CDS encoding DUF3117 domain-containing protein — its product is MAAMKPRTGEGPIEVAKESRVIAMRIPADGGGRLVIEMNATEAAELLEALKSVVG
- the glgA gene encoding glycogen synthase, producing MRVSILTREYPPFIYGGAGVHVGQLVPQLEKFTDLVDVQCMGEPREGATAHAEDYPAGANGAIRTLGADVAMAAAIPEVDVVHAHTWYAQFAGIIASEFQDIPLVVTAHSLEPDRPWKVEQLGGGYRVSSWIEKTAYENADAVIAVSAAMIKNIQDAYPFVERERIHVVKNGIDPEEFKPDPATDVIEGLGVDLSKPIVTFVGRITRQKGLIHLVRAARAFDSDTQVLLLAGAPDTPEIAAEFNGAFAELDELRGSGVKWVQEMLPRAAVRQVLTHSTVFACPSIYEPLGIVNLEAMACEIPVVASAVGGIPEVVVDGETGLLVPYDPKQAGDADYIATFEATFAAKVNELTRDRERARAMGLAGRQRCIDEFSWEKIAQETVEVYKAAIAHRAAKA
- the glgC gene encoding glucose-1-phosphate adenylyltransferase, with the protein product MRNRPNVLSIVLAGGEGKRLMPLTADRAKPAVPFGGTYRLIDFVLSNLANSGLTKMAVLTQYKSHSLDRHIAQTWRMSTLLGSFVASVPAQQRTGKQWYMGSADAIYQSLNLITDEDPDYIVVFGADNIYRMDVSAMLEAHIDSGLECTVAGIRVPRSEASAFGIIDAADDAKILQFLEKPADPPGLPDSPDESFASMGNYIFTRKAFVEMLKADAEDPDSKHDMGGNVVPFFVNKGQAQVYDFTKNDVPGSTDKDRNYWRDVGTIDAYHAAHMDLVSVDPEFNLYNRHWPIFTQQYQAPGAKFTLRGTAEDSIVSAGCIISGGDVDRSVLSPNVVVDKWAKVEESVVFSGARVGRNAVVRRAILDKGVHVEDGAEIGVNRDADLARGFHVSDSGITVVSKGGSVLA